The Methylococcus sp. Mc7 genomic sequence CCGGACTGCATGATGTTCTCCGCCACCAAGGCGGCTTGAGCGCCGAGCCGATCGGCTTCGATCACCGCGCAAACGTAGCCGCGTTCGAACAACTGCCGCTCGAGCCGATAAGCCATGTCCTGTCGCTGAGGACCGGTGAGCCAGACGGTGACGGCCTTCTGGCCGAAGCGGGCGGCGCGCTCCTCGGCGGTGACCTTGCGGAAGCCGGTCTCGCCCTGCACCGGCCCTAAGATCATGCCGGCTCCGACCGTGACGTTGGTCAGCCGGTCGATGACGATGAAGGCGCCGGTGCCCTTGCAGCGGGCGTAGGCGTCGAATGCCAGCGGGGCGCTCAGCGCCAGCTCGCACAGGCCGATCTCGTTGAGATGGAGCTGGCCGGCCGGGTGCCGTTCCAGGGTGTTGACGTCGATCCGGTGACGGATGGCGGCCACCGAGCCGGTCAGGGTCCGGGTGGCGTGCTTGAGGAGGTATTGCTTCCCCGGCATCAGCGGGGCTTCGGTCATCCACACCAGATGCGCTTCGAAGCGACTGTCGAGGTGCGGCAGGCGGTCCGGATGCACCAGGAGGTCGCCCCGGCTGACGTCGATCTCGTCCGCCAGGGTGAGGGTCACGGCCTGGGGCGGGAAGGCTTGGTCCAGTTCGCCATCGTAGGTCACAATGGACTGGATCCGGCTGGTGGTCTTGGCCGGCAGCACCAGAACCGGGTCGCCGGTCTTGAACACCCCGGCGGCGACGGTGCCGCTGTAGCCGCGGAAGTCGAGGTGGGGCCGGTTGACGTACTGCACCGGGAAGCGCGGGTCGTCGAAGTTCCGGTCCTGGGCGATCTCGAGGGTGTTGAGCAGCTCGATCAGGGACGGTCCGCCGTACCAGGGCATGGCCGCGCTCTTGTGCACCACGTTGTCGCCGTTCAAGGCGGAGATGGGGATGAAGCGCACGTCGTGCAGCTCGAGCTTGTCGGCGAAGGCCAGGTAGTCGGCGCGGATGCGGTCGAACACGGCTTCGCTGTGGTCCACCAGGTCCATCTTGTTGATGGCGACCAGGACGTGCTTGATCCCCAGGAGCGAGACGATGTAGCTGTGGCGCCGGGTCTGCACCTGCACCCCGTGGCGGGCGTCGATCAGGATGATGGCCAGGTCGCAGGTGGAGGCGCCGGTGGCCATGTTGCGGGTGTACTGCTCGTGGCCGGGGGTGTCGGCGATGATGAACTTGCGCTGGGCCGTGGAGAAGTAGCGGTAGGCCACGTCGATGGTGATGCCCTGCTCGCGCTCGGCCTGCAGGCCGTCGACCAGGAGGGCCAGGTCGAGCTCGCCGCCGGTGGTGCCGGACTTGAGGCTGTCGCGCCGCACCGCGCTGAGCTGGTCCTCGTAGATCATCTGGGAGTCGTGCAGCAGCCGCCCGATCAGGGTGCTCTTGCCGTCGTCGACGCTGCCGCAGGTCAGGAGCCGCAAGAGCTCCTTCTGCTCGTGCTGGGCCAGGTAGGCGTGGATGTCGGTGCCGATGAGGTCGGATTGGTGTGACATGATTTTAAAAATACCCTTCCTTCTTCTTTTCTTCCATGGACCCGGCCTGGTCGTGGTCGATGAGCCGGCCCTGGCGTTCGGAGGTCTTGGTCAGCAGCATTTCCTGGATGATCTCGGGCAGGGTGGCGGCGTCGGATTCGATGGCGCCGGTCAGGGGATAGCAGCCCAGGGTGCGGAACCGCACTTTCTTCCGCATCGGCACCTCGCCCGGCTCGAGCGGCATGCGCTCATCATCCACCATGATCAGCATGCCGTCCCGCTCGACCACCGGCCGCTCGGCGGCGAAGTACAGGGGGACGATGGGGATGTTTTCCAGGTAGATGTACTGCCAGACGTCGAGCTCGGTCCAGTTGGAGAGGGGGAACACGCGGATGCTCTCGCCCTTGTTGATCTTGCCGTTGTAGAGGTTCCACAGCTCGGGGCGCTGGCTCTTGGGGTCCCAGCGGTGGTGCTTGTCGCGGAACGAGTACACCCGCTCCTTGGCGCGGGATTTCTCCTCGTCCCGGCGCGCCCCGCCGAAGGCGGCGTCGAAGCGGTATTGGTCCAGCGCCTGCTTGAGCGCTTCGGTCTTCATGATGTCGGTGTGCTTCTTGCTGCCGTGGACGAAGGGGCTGATGCCCTGGCGCACGCCGTCCTCGTTGACGTGGATGATGAGGTCCAGCCCCAGTTCCCGCGCCCGCCGGTCGCGGAAGGCGATCATGTCGCGGAACTTCCAGGTGGTGTCGACGTGCATCAGCGGAAACGGCGGCTTGCCCGGATAAAACGCCTTCATCGCCAGATGCAGCATCACCGCCGAGTCCTTCCCGATCGAGTACAGCATCACCGGCCGCTCGAATTCGCTCACCACTTCCCGAAAAATGTGGATGCTTTCCGATTCCAGGTGCTTCAGGTGGGTCTGCCTGCGCTCGTGTGGCGGCCGAACGAGGGAGGGGGTGAACGGCTTTCCGGGAACGGAATGTTCGCGGTAAGCCACTGAGCTGAGTTGAGCGCTGCGAGCCATGTGTGACGTATACCTTAGGTTTCGGGTGTTGATCAAGCGATGGCTCGATCGGGTTCACGCTCCCCGGATTCCAGCCTTTCGTAATAGCCACCCTTGACCAGGTCGGCGCCGACGATCCGGGCCAGCGCGGCGTCGGCTTCCTTTTCGACGCCTTCCAGCAGGAACTGGGTATCCAGTCCCCGCATGACGGCGGGCAGGCTCTGGCTCCTTTTCGCCCATTCCGGCCGGGTATTCAAGCGCGCGAAGAAGGCGGCGTCGAGCCGCACGAAGTCCGGCGCGAAGCGGTAGAGAAACTCGATGCAGTAGCGCTCGAGGAAGGCATGGTCGGAGTGCTCGTCGAACTTGATGGCCGTGCCGTAGCCGTGATCGCGGTAGCTCTTCATGCCTTCCAGCAGGCGGACGAACTGGCGGTCGTAGACCGGCGTCACCTGCACGGTGATGACCACCCGGCGCGGCGACAACCCGCAACGGAAGATCACGTCTTCGAAATAGGCGCCGTGGTTGCGTTTCACACCGAGGATGTGGCGCGGGTGGACATGCAGGAACAGGCTGCCGTCGTCATGGGCGATTGGCAGGAAATTCAGCATGTGGATGGTGCGGCAGAGGCGGTCCAGGTTGACTACCGGCGGACCGTCCTCGGCGAGGGCATAGACCTGTTCGGTGCTGTCGCCGGATGTTGTGGTCTGGGCGGCTTTGAGCGACGCATCGTAGCCGACGACCATGGAAGGCGCGTGGGCCAACCGGATGGGATGCAGCTCCGTGCTCAGCCGGGCGTCGCCGAAGCGTCCCTCGACGCGGTCGCCGCGGAGTTCCAGGGGATTTTCGGAGAGCAGTTGGTCTTCCTTAAGCTTTTGGTTGAAGCAATTGACGAGTTCGGAAAGGGGCATGGTCGGTGTCCTCGATAGGCGGTGTCTGGCCGGTGTCCGGCGGTTCGTATCGTTCCGATGGGGGAAACCGCATTCGCGGCGCGAACGCGGGAGTCATAAGGAACTGACATCGGGCTGCATGGTTCATCGCGCTGGATCTTCTCCGGGGGTTGAAGGGGCGGCGGGAAAAAGTGCGCTCCGATGACGGGGTGTCGAACTCCGGAGCGCCCGGTACCATTGCTGTCATTTGCTGCTATA encodes the following:
- the cysD gene encoding sulfate adenylyltransferase subunit CysD, whose translation is MARSAQLSSVAYREHSVPGKPFTPSLVRPPHERRQTHLKHLESESIHIFREVVSEFERPVMLYSIGKDSAVMLHLAMKAFYPGKPPFPLMHVDTTWKFRDMIAFRDRRARELGLDLIIHVNEDGVRQGISPFVHGSKKHTDIMKTEALKQALDQYRFDAAFGGARRDEEKSRAKERVYSFRDKHHRWDPKSQRPELWNLYNGKINKGESIRVFPLSNWTELDVWQYIYLENIPIVPLYFAAERPVVERDGMLIMVDDERMPLEPGEVPMRKKVRFRTLGCYPLTGAIESDAATLPEIIQEMLLTKTSERQGRLIDHDQAGSMEEKKKEGYF
- the cysN gene encoding sulfate adenylyltransferase subunit CysN, translated to MSHQSDLIGTDIHAYLAQHEQKELLRLLTCGSVDDGKSTLIGRLLHDSQMIYEDQLSAVRRDSLKSGTTGGELDLALLVDGLQAEREQGITIDVAYRYFSTAQRKFIIADTPGHEQYTRNMATGASTCDLAIILIDARHGVQVQTRRHSYIVSLLGIKHVLVAINKMDLVDHSEAVFDRIRADYLAFADKLELHDVRFIPISALNGDNVVHKSAAMPWYGGPSLIELLNTLEIAQDRNFDDPRFPVQYVNRPHLDFRGYSGTVAAGVFKTGDPVLVLPAKTTSRIQSIVTYDGELDQAFPPQAVTLTLADEIDVSRGDLLVHPDRLPHLDSRFEAHLVWMTEAPLMPGKQYLLKHATRTLTGSVAAIRHRIDVNTLERHPAGQLHLNEIGLCELALSAPLAFDAYARCKGTGAFIVIDRLTNVTVGAGMILGPVQGETGFRKVTAEERAARFGQKAVTVWLTGPQRQDMAYRLERQLFERGYVCAVIEADRLGAQAALVAENIMQSGIVCLCAADTGVAPNADELNLIVPPDHLDIEAVLELLNPPRAAAPDFEI
- a CDS encoding EAL domain-containing protein, which produces MPLSELVNCFNQKLKEDQLLSENPLELRGDRVEGRFGDARLSTELHPIRLAHAPSMVVGYDASLKAAQTTTSGDSTEQVYALAEDGPPVVNLDRLCRTIHMLNFLPIAHDDGSLFLHVHPRHILGVKRNHGAYFEDVIFRCGLSPRRVVITVQVTPVYDRQFVRLLEGMKSYRDHGYGTAIKFDEHSDHAFLERYCIEFLYRFAPDFVRLDAAFFARLNTRPEWAKRSQSLPAVMRGLDTQFLLEGVEKEADAALARIVGADLVKGGYYERLESGEREPDRAIA